The genomic region ANNNNNNNNNNNNNNNNNNNNNNNNNNNNNNNNNNNNNNNNNNNNNNNNNNNNNNNNNNNNNNNNNNNNNNNNNNNNNNNNNNNNNNNNNNNNNNNNNNNNNNNNNNNNNNNNNNNNNNNNNNNNNNNNNNNNNNNNNNNNNNNNNNNNNNNNNNNNNNATAGTAATTTTTtgatttaactcttaaaatctttcaatattacaattttaaaaaagttaattaattttacaaaatttgtaataaaaatttaaattttgtgattttacattttattaattttttttattttacgtaAAATTTCGATTTTTTCTACTTTTCTACAGAGTGATATGTCACTATAAAATTGTTGTATTTGATATATTGTCCaattaaaagtataattaaaacatatttaaaatgttaaatataaaattaaaacaaattaagtATTAAAAATTTTCTATGAACCTGATTGCTGGTGGCACTCTGAATGATTGGTCCAATAGGGTAAACAAAAGGGCTATTAGTATTTTCTCTATTGTTGGCTTGATCTTCTATGGCTCTTATTAAATCAGCTTCTAAATCTGTGAAAGTGTTGACTAAAACACCATCAACCAGTGAGTACTTTCTGCAAACACCAAGAAATGATTTGTAGGCTTGGGTTGATCTTTGAGAGAGAGCTGGTTGTGGAAAATCATGGACCTGAAATGGCACAGGACAACCTGGAACATGAACAGTAGTTTTTTCTGTTAACTGCTGGTGGAACAACAAGGACTCTTCATGTTCATGTTCATGTTGTTGTTGATCATCAAGGTGTGGAAGATGAAGACAGAACGATAGAAATAAAGCTCCAGAGGCAAAGAAAACATAGGACAAGAGATTGAATTCCTTGGCAAGATCAAGAACATCGGTTGAGAAGAGGCTGAAGAGAATTGCAAGGATGTTGTGATTGGTGGAAGTGATGAGTGATGTTAGTTCTTGATGGAGGAAAGGAAGAGAATGTTTCACTGTTTGTTGCATCTGAGTTGCAGGTTGAGGATTCTCATCAGTGATGATGAGGTCTTCAACGTTGACTTGGGGAAGAAGAGTGAAGGTTATGTTTGGTGGGAGAGAGTTTTTGTTGAGGATGGAGTTCATGGAAGAAGAAGGAGGACCAAGTGTTGGAATCATCAACTTAACATGCAACTTATCATCGTCATGAGTAAGAATCTTTGCAAACTCAACAAGTGGAATCAAATGGCTCAGACCAGGGGAAGGAACCATCACTATGCATGGATTTTTCTTCTCCATAATTGTGTGATGATGCTCAAGAGTGATGAGTCAAGATGGTTTTGTAATATGTGAAGCTGAATGAGTCATGTTTTAGGAATATGTATCACGTTtggtataaaaaaaaaatatatttgatcTTAGCCAAAAGGCCAATTAAGGTATTCCACATAATAAACATAAGGTGATTGTATCAATCAACTTCTCTGATGGACGGTAAATAGTTTGAAATGTACGTTTTTATCTTTAGCCTTATAGACAAAAGCTACTGATGACCACTGTGTAAAGAGAAAATTAACCCTACTTTGTACTTTCTGTCTCTTCAATTTAACATTATAATATATATCTCATTACCCTCGTGGGGGAGTGGATCCTCTCAAGCGAAAAAAAATTGGATAGTGTTCAGTATTTGATTTTATCAtttattgttctttttcttttattaattttttgtctcacttatagaattaaaggtgagagattacactttattttctctaataaaaaaaaatagagatgatCTATTTTCCTCTCGTGACAACCTGTTTACGATTTAATAATTACGCTAAGAGTAAtattaaaaagttaattttttaattaatattagtccatttaaaaaaaataatattaaaaagttaatttttttattaacattattagttaattgttttaaaattattttttattttaaattctaacttttaaattataaatataaattttaaaattgactaATATTGACTACtaagaattaaaagaagaaagaaatagagatAAAGAATTATTGTATTGTGAGTATTCTTCACCGAAAAATTACAAAGAATAGTAGTTCCTATATTTACATAAAGTCTATGTGTATGTAAAATGGATAAAATAGAAGAATCTTTACACAATCACTATAGTGATCTAATTAGCTGTTTTGAGTCACCATAACAAACTTTATTTTTGTAAGGAGTGATATGCTGAAATGTAACTGAATGAAAAAGTGATGTGAAGGAGAATTTTCTGTAATTGGTTGGGCTTAACGTATAGCATGTTTTGATGTTTCCTTCTTGTTATTGTGGGATAATGTGGAATGGAGGTTTAATACGTTTTCTAAGTTAAAGGATAAAAGATATCTGAAATACCATTAAAAATAGGGTCCTTCTACTGTAAACATGCATTTTCGTACAAATTTAtagatttttatcttttttaaatttgttatagACACGTGTTGTGTGTGTGGCTGAAAGCAGGTAACTCTCAGAAAACTGGGGAGGCTCATGGA from Arachis ipaensis cultivar K30076 chromosome B02, Araip1.1, whole genome shotgun sequence harbors:
- the LOC107624790 gene encoding hydroquinone glucosyltransferase → MEKKNPCIVMVPSPGLSHLIPLVEFAKILTHDDDKLHVKLMIPTLGPPSSSMNSILNKNSLPPNITFTLLPQVNVEDLIITDENPQPATQMQQTVKHSLPFLHQELTSLITSTNHNILAILFSLFSTDVLDLAKEFNLLSYVFFASGALFLSFCLHLPHLDDQQQHEHEHEESLLFHQQLTEKTTVHVPGCPVPFQVHDFPQPALSQRSTQAYKSFLGVCRKYSLVDGVLVNTFTDLEADLIRAIEDQANNRENTNSPFVYPIGPIIQSATSNQVNRLECLRWLDNQPPRSVLYISFGSGGTTSQEQLNEIAFGLELTGHKFLWVVRNPSNFGGSAYLNQQKDDPLRYLPSGFVERTKEQGLVVPSWAPQVEILGHGSTGGFLSHCGWNSTLESIVHGVPMIAWPLFAEQRMNAVLLKEVLKVALMPEKVVDNDEDGIVKREEIARVIKRMMEENEEGLEIRKRIKHLSDAAAAALTQNGSSTKAFSTLTKKWKCSI